The Hyalangium minutum DNA segment TCGCGAGCAGGCCTCCTCGGGCACCGTGGACAAGGAGGATGTGCGCCAGGCCATCCAGACGGTGGTTCCGCTGATTCGCGAGTGCTTCCAGGACGTGGCCGAGCGCTTCCCCGGGCCCCACACGGTGACGCTGAAGTTCACCATCGAGGGCCAGGGGCTGACCGGGTTCTTCCGGGACGGGGAGGTGGTGGACTCGACCCTCCAGGACCCGTTCGCCCTGGCCTGCTTCCTGGATTCGCTGTTGGATGTCCGATTCCCTGCCCCCCGAGGGGGTGGCAAGGTGACCATCACCTACCCTTTCCACTTCCAACCTGGGACGGACGCTGGCCGTTGAGGCGCCCTTTGCGTAAGGTGCCCTCGCTCAGCAGCATGCCCGCCACCATCGAACAGCTTGGACCTCAGCACACGGATGCTTTGCGGTCGTTCCTGGCGAAGGACTCGACGCACAACATCTACCTGCTCGGTCTCTTCGAAGAGTTCGGCATCGTCCCGCGAGCGGGGCGAGCGCGGTTCGCTTTTCACGGCCGGTTCGATGGGAAGAACCTGACGGCGGCCCTCTTCGTGGGCGGCGAGGGTGGGCTGGTGGTGCCCTCGGCGAGCGACCCGGCCTTCATCAGCGAACTGGCCGAGAGCCTGGGCTCGCAGTTGCGGCTCCAGGCCTCGGTGGGCGAGAAGCCCACGGTGGATGCACTGGTGCGCATCCTCGGGAACAACGCCAAGCCCCGGCTGTCGCGGGTGCAGCGGCTGTTCGCCGTGTCCGCCGATGACCTGGGGCCCTTCACCAACCCCATCCTCCGGCTGGCCAAGGAGGAGGACCTGCCCCGGCTGATGCCGCTGGCGCTCGGCGCGGTGCGCGAGCTGATGGAGCGGGACCCCCTGGCCGAGGACCCGAACGGCTATGAGGCGCGGGTGATGCAGCGCGTGCGCGGCCGGCGGACCTACGTGCTGGAGGAGAACGGCACGCTGATCTTCAAGGTGGACATCGGCAGCCGCTCGCAGCACGGGGCGGAGCTCGAGGGCCTCTACACCCTGCCTCAGGAGCGCAACAAGGGCCACGCGACGCTGTGCCTGGGGCAGATCTGCCGGCACCTGCTGTCCTCGCTGCCTCGGCTGGTGATACGGGTGGACGAGAAGGACGAGAGCACGGCGCGAATTGCCCGGAAGGTGGGCTTCCTGGCCGGACGCGTTCAGCGCCTCGTGTTGTTGGAATAGGAACCATGTCTCGGCCGACGCCCAGCCGCCGCCCTCTCTCGGGAGAGGGCCCTGTCATCCTCCACTCGGCCACGGATCCGCGTTGGCTGCCGCAGGCCCTCGAGCGCTTCAACGAGGTGCTGGTGGACCATGCCCACTGCGAGAAGAAGGCTGCGGCGAACGCGCTCTCACTGCTGCAGGCGTACCCGGAGCTGCCGGGCCTTCCGGCGCAGATGGCACGGCTGGCGCGCGAGGAGAGCGCGCACCTGGCCCGAGTGCTGGACCTGATGGCGGCGCGGGGGCTGACGCTGAGCAAGGACGCGGGGGACCCGTACGCGCAGGGGCTGCAGAAGCTCATCCGGACTCCGGCGGGGGAGCGAAAGGTGGACCGGCTGCTGGTGGCGGCCATCATCGAAGCACGCTCCTGCGAGCGCCTCTCGCTGCTGTCCGAGGGCTTGGAGGATCCGGCGCTGCGCCGCTTCTATGGAGAGCTGGCGCAGTCCGAGGACGGGCACCAGTCCCTCTTCTACCGGCTGGCCGTGACGGCGGGCGGAGACGAGGCCACCATCCACGAGCGGCTGGAGTTCCTGCTGGCCCGCGAGGCCGAGGTGATTGCCTCCGTGGGGCTGCGCGCCGCGATTCACTGAGCGGCGAGCCCGGCTGGTGTGTCCTCAAGGTTCCCGGAGTCTGGGCTGGGTAAAGACAGACACCCGAGCGGCAGGTAAACCGAGACATCCCCTCATTTTCTCAACCCCCTGTAACTGCTGGGAATTTCAGCCAGTCTGATGTGTGAATCCGTGAATCACTGGGTTTCGTCGAAATCAGGGGATGGTTCAGATTGATGGCAAGAAGGCGGTGCGTGCGAATTGTGTGCATCAATTTCCACAGTGCCGGGCTCCAGTCCTTTCGAAGGGACGATTCCTTTCAAACGACTTGGAGAACCTCGTGCTTCAGACCTGGAAAACCTGGATGCTCACCGCGGGCCTCGCCGCCCAGTTCGCCTGCGGGGGCCCCGCCTCCGACACCCCCGACACGCTGGAGCAACCGCAGGGCGTGGCCCTGACGGGCTCGAACGCCGTCCAGCGGCTCGACACGGCGCCCCTGGCGAAGGGCGTGGACGTCACGGCGCTCGTCGCTTTGAACTATCACTCGCTCGCGCTCGCCCCCACCCTGCAAGGCAACGCCTTGTTCAGCCCGGGCAGTGCCAGCTCCATCATCCAGACGAGCGACGGCGGTTATGCGTTCACCGGCACCTTCAAAGCGCTGGGCACCGACGACATCCTCCTGGTGAAGCTCGACGCCTTCCTGAATGTCCAGTGGGCCTACGCCTATGGCACCTCCAACGCGGAATCCGGCGTCGAGGTCCGCCAGACGAGTGATGGCGGGTTCATGATCGCGGGACAGATTTTCCAGAACGCCACCACCAACTTCGATTTCTATCTCGTCAGGACCGACTCCACGGGCAACCCCTATTGGCAGCTTTCCAACGGCGGCACTCTCCATGAGTACGCCACCGCCATGGAGGTGACTCCTGACGGCGGATGCATCATCGTCGGCAAAACCCAGAGCAACCTGGGCTACCAGAACGCCTACATGGTGAAGTTCTCCTCCGTGGGAGCCGTGCAGTGGAGCCGGTCGTTCTCGAGCGGCGACTCTGGAACCTACGAGTTCAGGGGCGTGGCCAACGTTCCAGGCGGTGGCTATGTCGCCGTCGGCAGCCGGCAGGTCAAGGTGTCCTCGTCGACCTGGGAGACCTTTGGCTACGCCGTGAAGGTGAACAGCGCCGGCTCGACGCTCTTCGAGGTCAGCTCGGGACGCTTCGCGGGCCTGGAGGCAGTGACCGCGACCTCCACCGGCTACGTGGCCGTGGGCTACATCTATCCGGTGTCGGGCGCCGACTTCTATGCGGTCCGCTTCAGCCCCACGGGCGGCACCCTCTGGGCCTGGAGCCTCAACGCGGGAACGAACGGGGATTATCTGAGTGATGTCAAGCTCGCCAGCGATGGCAACTACGTCGTCACGGGCACCATCTCCCCGACCCTGACCCAGCAGAACCTCCGCCTCATGAAGCTGGATAACAGTGGAATCCGGCTCTGGGATTTCTACCCCTACGCCAGCACCGTGAACACGAATGGTCAGAGCCTCGCCATCACCAGCGATGGAGGCTTCATCAACAGCGGCGGCTACACCGACAGCACCAACACCTGGTACCTGCTGCTCAGCAAGTTCTCGCCCTGAGAGCGCCCCGTGGGCACCATGGGTAAGGCCAGACACCCGTAGGATGGGTGAGGCCAGACACCCAAGCTGGGGGTAAAGCCAGACACCCAAGCTGGGGAAGCCTGTCGTGTGTCTTCTCTTCTGCATGCAGTTGGAAAACTTTACGTGTCTGTAGCACTGCGCTACAGACTTTTACAGAAGCAAGGGCGCGGTCCCTCTCCAACGCGTCCAACGGCGGGCACCGTGTCGTGGCCTGACCGGCTGTCCTCCCGCTCTTACCCCCAGATTCATCGCATCGCCGAGCCACGGAGCCGCTGAGGCTCCGTGCGCCTCTGCTTCACTGCCGTCAATCCCTGTCACTTGCGACGTTTCGTCGGAAGAGCTGCTTGGCGCGGCTTGGAAGACGTGCGTCTTGAAGGAGCACGTGTATGTCTCATCCCCCGTATCGTTTCCAGAGCACCCGGAGGGCGCTGCGCAAGACGGCCCTCGTCCTGTCGGCCCTCACCTTCGGCCTCAACGGCTGCAGCACCCAGCCCTCCGCGCCCCAGCAGCAGGAGCAGGAGGACTCCGCCACCGCCACCTTCTCCATCAAGGCCGCGGACTTCTTCGAGTCCTCTGGCCAGAGCGGCTCCCGCTCCTCCGCTTCGCTGCGCTCGGCCCAGGCCTTCACCTTCAACGAGGTGACGACGCTGCGCATCACCGTGAAGGACAAGGTCTCCAACACGCCGCTCTACGTGAACTTCGATTTGGGCTTCTCCGCGGGCGAGTGGAGCGGAGAGATTCCCTTCCTCCCCAAGAACAAGGCGCTCGTCTTCCACGCGGCGGCCCTCAACTCCGCACGCGAGGTGCTCTTCGAGGGAGACACCGAGCAGACCCTGTCGCTCCCCTACCAGACCATCATCATTGCCCTGTCCGCCGCCAATGACGGCCGGACCATCAGCATCCCCCGCATCCGGAAGATCTCCGTGCCCTCGGCCTTCGGCTCTGACCAGGCCGGCAACGTCTCCTTCTCCGTGGAGGCCAACACCGGAGAGACGCTCACCTATGAAATCACTCCCGCGCAGGGAGGCGGCACCTTCTACCCGGTGAACGGCTCCTTCACCCTGGCGACCACCTCGGGCACCTTCGTCAGCCAGTACGTGCCGCCCACCGTCAGCTCCAACACCGAGTTCGAGCACACGGTGAAGGTCACCAACCCGGCTGGCCACTCCGTCACCACCACCTTCAAGACCAAGATCAAGCCGCCCGGTACCACCGACGGCGTGCAGAACACCGGCATCACGGTGCTCTTCGCCCCGGTCATCAACAGCGTGAGCTCGAGCCGCATCACCGGCACCGGCAACGTGCTCTTCCAGGCCTCGGTGGCTGACAACGACGCCGCGACGGACCTCCGGTACGCCTGGAGCTTCACGTCCGCCCCGAGCACGAACTTCAACCTGACCTTCACCAACAACGGCACCACCAACCCCGCCACCCTGCAGAATTACACGACGGCCGCGCAGGGCACCATCACGCTGGCCGTGACGGACACCGACAACGCGACGACGACGCTCACCTACCCGCTGACGCCCAACCAGTTCCCCGACAACCCCGTCGTGGAGGGCGGGCTGACCGGCATCAACACCATCCGCGCGGGCGAGTCCCACACCTGCGCGCTCTTCAACAACGGCAACCTGCGCTGCTGGGGGCTCAACAGCAGCGGCGAGCTCGGCTACGGCAACACCTTCGACATCGGCGATAACGAGCAGCCCTTCACGGCGGGCGACGTGCCGCTGGTGGGCGTGGGCTCCAAGCTGGCGGTGGGCGCCCACCACACCTGCGCCCTGCTGGACACGGGCCTGGTGCGCTGCTGGGGCAACAACCAGTACGGCCAGCTCGGCTACAACACCACCCTCAACGTGGGGGATGGCGAGCCCATCGTCAACTACGGCTACGTCAACCTGGGCGGCATCGCGGTGAAGATCGCCGCGGGCGCCGAGCACACCTGCGCCCTGATGAACACGGGCAACGTGCGCTGCTGGGGCCGCAACAACTACGGCCAGCTCGGCCGGGGCCACGCCAATGACGTGGGTGACAACGAGCAGCCGTATGAAGGCGGGGACAGCGACGTGAACGTGGGAGGCACCGTGAAGAACATCGTCGCCGGTGGCCACCACACCTGCGCCCTGCTGGACAACGGCCACGTGCGCTGCTGGGGCTTCAACGCCTACGGCCAGCTGGGCTACAGGGACCACACCCCTCTCGGTGACAGCGAGGATCCCGCCTCCAGGGGAGATGTGCCGGTGGGCGGAGACACCGTCCTGCAGCTGGCGGCGGGCGAGAACCACACCTGCGCGGTGCTCAGCACCGGCAACCTGCGCTGCTGGGGCTACAACGGCTTCGGCCAGCTGGGCTACGGCAACACCGCCAGCGTCGACACGCCCTCCGAGGCGGGTGATGTGGACGTGGGCGGTCAGGTGCTCCAGGTGGCCACGGGCAAGCTCCACACCTGCGCCCTGCTGGGCACCGGCGACCTCAAGTGCTGGGGCAACGGCGGCAGCGGCCGGCTGGGCTACGGCAGCGCCTCGCACCGGCTCGCGCCCACCACCGTTGTGGACTTGGGTGGCTCCAGCGCCTTCCAGGTGACGGCGGGTGGCAGCCACACCTGCGCGCTGCTGAGCACGGGCGGCGCCCGCTGCTGGGGTGAGAACGCGGCCGGCCAGCTGGGCTACGGCCACGTCCGCGACATCGGCGACACCGAGCTGCCCTCCTCCGAGAACGACCTCCAGCTCCTCGCGCCGTAGTTCCCCGTCGTGCTGGGGCGAGGGCTCTCCCGGGCCCTCGCCCTTTTCTTGCGGCCACGAAGGTGACCTTCATGAAGAAAGCCTCCACTCCCCTGCTGTTGGCGCTGGGGCTGGCGCTGCTCGCGGGCTGCTCTGCCTCTTCCGGCACGGGCTCGGCACAGCTTGCTGTCTCGTTGCCCCAGGCGCTCTCCGCCTCCGTCTCCCGCGTCTCGGTCACTGTCAGCGCCGCGGACATGCCCTCTGTCTCCGTGGACCTCGTCTTCTCCCACAGCGTCTGGGGCGGCTTGCTCAGCTCGCTGCCCGCGGGCTCCCACCGCACCTTCCTGGCCCGGGCCTTCGACGCCTCCGGCACCCTTCTCTATGAGGGTTCTGCCTCCGGCATCTCCCTCTCCGCCAACCAGACCGCCCTGGTCGCCCTGACCCTTCAACAAGTCGATGCACCGCCTCCGTTCCAGAACGCGGCCCCGTTCATCGACTCCCTGGCCGCCGCTTCCACCTCGGTAACCGCGGGCGGCACCCTCTCCCTGGTGGCCGCCGCACATGACCCGAACGCGGGCGATACGCTCACCTACGCCTGGTCCTCCACCGCGGGCTCCTTCTCCTCGGCCACCGCTGCCTCCACCTCGTGGACGGCGCCTTCCACCCTCGGCCTTCAGACCCTCACCCTCACCGTCACGGACTCCAGGGGCCTTTCCTCCAGCGTCTCGCTGGCCATCTCCGTCACCCCGAGCCCGGCGCTGGGCAGCGCGCAGATCACCATCTCCTTCAATCTCTCTCCCCAGGTGGCCTCCCTCAGCGCCACGCCCACCCGGCTGGCTGTCGGACAGGCCACGGCGGTCTCCGTCTCGGCCTCGGACCTGGATGGCGACAGCCTGTCCTACGCTTGGAACGCCTCGTGCGCGGGCTCCTGGGCCAATGCCACCTCCAGCGCGGCCCAGTTCACTCCGTCGGCCCTGCCTTTCGGCACCTGCAACAACTGCCGCCTCACCGTTACCGTCTCTGACGCGCGCGGCGGGCAGACCACCGGCACCGTGGCCTTGTGCGTCAGCAACATCCCCACCACCAACCACCTCCAGCCTGTCATCGTCTCCGCCTCCAGCTCGTCAGGCACCGCCACGGCCGGACAGGTGATCACCTATGAGGTGATGGCCAGCGACCCCGAGGGTTCCGCGCTCTCCTTCTCCTGGACGGCCACCACTGGCTCTCTGAGCACCGCGGCCACCACCGCCTCCTCCAGCCGCATCACCTGGACGGCTCCGCCCTGTGTCCGGAGCAGCCCGGTTCCTGAGCTCACCGCCACCATCACCAACGCCTTCCACCTGACAGCCACCCAGAGCTTCTCCATCACCGGGCTACCGCTCTGTCCTCCGCCGAGCTGGGCCTCGACAGGCGCCATGCTCTCGCCTCGCGGCTACCACACGGCCACGCTGCTGCCCAACGGCAAGGTCCTCGTCGCGGGGGGCAGCCACCAGGGGCGCCTCGCGACGGCGGAGCTGTACGATCCGGCCTCGGGTACCTGGAGCGCGACAGGTCCCATGCTCGCGCCTCGTGACGGCCACACGGCGACGCTGCTGCTCAACGGCAAGGTCCTCGTCGTGGGGGGCAACCCCCAGGGGCTCCTCGCGACGGCGGAGCTGTACGATCCGGCCACTGGCACCTGGAGCGCGACAGGACCCATGCTCGCACCTCGTGACGGCCACACGGCGACGCTGCTGCTCAACGGCAAGGTCCTCGTCGCGGGGAGCTGGGGCTACAGCGGGGCTCCAGCGACCACGGAGCTGTATGACCCGGTCTCAGGCACCTGGAGCGATGCTGGCAGACTGCTCCCGGCTCGCTCCTACGCCATGGAGACGCTGCTGCCCAACGGCAAGGTGCTCATCGTGGGGGAAGACGCGCAGGGCAACCTCTCCCCGGTGGAGTACGACCCGGCCGGGGGCACCTGGAGCGACACAGGTGGCACGACCTCTGGCCGTTGGAACTACACGGCGACGCTGCTGCCCAGCGGGCGACTGCTCATCACTGGAGGGTTCGGCAACCCCGGGCTCCTCGCGGCGGCGGAAGCGTACGACCCGGCCTCGGGCACCTGGAGCGCTGCCGGCACCATGTCCTTGCATCGCTACTCCCATACGGCGGTGCCGCTGCGCTCCGGCAAGGTGCTCGTCTTCGGGGGAGACGGCTGGGGCGGCGATCTCGCGGCGGCCGAGGTGTACGACCCGGCGTCGAGCACCTTCGGCCCCGCGGGTACCATGCTGACACGCCGCACCTCTCCTTGGGCGATGGTGCTGCCTGACGGCCGGGTGCTCATCGCGGGGGGATACGACCTCCAGTCCCATTTGCCTATGGCCGCGGCGGAGGAGTACGACCCGGCCACGGACACCTGGAGCCCCGCAGGCGCCATGCTCACGCCTCGCAATGGCTACAGGGTGACGTTGTTGCCCGACGGCAGGGTGCTCGTCACGGGTGGATCCGGCACCACCGGCGGTCTCACGCAGGCGGAGCTCTACACACCTTGAGCCGCGCGAGCCGTTGGACCTCCTTCCTCAGACACGAGAACTCCCTCATGAACAAAAGCTCCCTCTCCCTGCTGCTGGCGCTGGGGCTGGCGCTGCTCGCGGGTTGCTCGCCCTCTTCCTCCGGCACCGGCTCGATTCAGTTCGCCGTCGCGGTGCCCCAGGCGCTCTCCGCCTCCGTCTCCCGCGTCTCCGTCACTGCGCTCGCCGCCGATTTCCCCTCCGTCTCGGTGGACCTTGTCTTCGCCAACGGCTCCTGGGGCGGCACGCTCGGCGACCTCCCCGCAGGCGCCCATCGCACCTTCCTGGCCCGGGCTTTCGACGCTTCGGGCACTGCGCTCTTCGAGGGCTCTGCCTCCGGCGTCTCCATCGCCGCTGGCCAGACCGCTCTGGTCGCCATCACCCTCCAGCAAGTCAACGCGCCTGCCTTCCAGAACGAAGCCCCGATCATTGACTCCCTGACGGCCTCCTCCACCTCGGTGTCCGTGGGCAACTCCCTCTCGCTCGCCGCTTCCGCGAGCGATCCCAATCCCGGAGACACGCTCTCCTACGCCTGGACCGCCACCGCAGGCTCCTTCTCCTCGGCCACCGCGGCCTCCACCTCGTGGACGGCTCCGGCCTCCACCGGCATTCAAACCCTCTCCCTCACCGTGACGGACTCCCGGGGCCTCTCCTCCTCCATCACGGTGGTGGTCAACGTCCTCCCCTCGGGGGAGCAGGGCCAGGCGCAGCTCTCCATCTCCTTCAATTCCACCCCTCGCGTGGATTCCCTCAACGCCACGGCCTCCCAACTGGCCGTGGGGCAGAGCACCGCGGTGTCCGCCTCGGCCTCGGATCTGGATGGCGACAGCCTCACCTATTCCTGGAGTAACTCGTGCGCGGGCTCCTGGGCCAACGCCGCCTCCCGCGCCGCGCAGTTCACTCCCTCCGAGCTGCCTGCCAGCACCTGCAACAACTGCGACCTGACCGTCACCGTCTCCGACGGGCGCGGCGGGCAGACCACCGGCACCGTGGCGCTGTGCGTCCGAGCGCCTCCCGAGCTCAATCACCTTCCTCCTCTCATTCTCTCCGCCTCCGGCAGCTCGGGTACGGCCACGGCGAGGCAGGTGCTCACCTATGAGGTGGTGGCCAGCGACCCCGAGGGCTCCGCGCTCTCCTTCTCCTGGACAGCCACCGCCGGCTCGCTGGGCACCGCGGCCGACAGCGCCTCCTCCAGCCGCATCACCTGGACGGCCCCTGGCTGTGTCAGTGAAGGCACTCCTCTGGCCATCACCGCCACCATCACCAACGCTTTCCACCTGACGGCCACGAAGAGCTTCTCGGTCACGGGGTTGCCTGTCTGTGTCCCCCCGAGCTGGACCTCGACGGGCTCCCTGGTTTCGCCTCGTTACGGCCACACAGCGACGCTGTTGCCCAGCGGCAAGGTCCTCGTCGTGGGGGGCTGGGGTTCCAGCAGTACCTCCCTGGCGACCGCGGAACTGTATGACCCAGCGACGGGCACCTGGAGCGCAACAGGCTCCCTGCACGGATCGCGCGTGAACCACACGGCGACGCTGCTGAGCAACGGCCAAGTGCTCGTCGCGGCAGGGACAGGATCCGGCAGTCCCGGAATGTACGGGACGGCGGAGGTGTACGATCCCGCCTCGGGTACCTGGCGCGAGACAGGCCTCCTGACCTTGCCTCGCGTCTTCGCCTCCGCGACCCTGCTGCTTGATGGCCAGGTGCTTCTCACGGGAGGCATCAACGAGAGGTCAGGCTTCCTCGCGGCGGCGGAGGTCTTGGACCCGTCCGCGGGGATAGGCACCTGGAGAGCGACCGGCTCCATGGCCTCGGCGCGCTTCTTCCACACGACAACACGGCTGCCGAACGGCAAGGTGCTCGTTGCGGCCGGACTCGACTCGGGTGTCCCTTCCACCACGGCGGAGGTGTACGACCCAGCCTCGGGCTCTTGGAGTGCGACGGGCTCCATGGGCTCGCCTCATTCCTGGCACGCGGCGACGCTGCTGAACAACGGCAGGGTGCTCGTCACGGGGAGCGCCTACGGGCCACCGCCGCAGGTGACAGCAGAGGTGTACGACCCGGCTTCGAACTCTTGGAGCGCGGCTGCTTCCATGCTCACGCCTCGCGCGTACCACTCAGCGACGCTGCTGAAGAACGGCCGAGTGCTCATCGCAGGGGGTGATGGCGGCCCGCTCGCGCCCGCAGAGGAGTACGACCCCACCTCGGATACCTGGAGCGCTGCGGGCTCCATGCTCACGCCTCGCAGCGGCACCACGGCGACGCTGCTGCTCAACGGCCAGGTCCTGTTCGTGGGGGGCGTCTCGGGCAGCGATCCCCTCTCGACGGCGGAGCTGTACACGCCCGGCACTCCTTAAGTCCCTGGAGCCATTCCTTCATGAAGAAGACTCCCTCTCTCCTGCTGTTGATGCTGGGGCTGGCGCTGCTCGCGGGCTGCTCTGCCTCTTTCTCTGACACGGGCTCGGCACAGCTTGCCGTCCTCCTCCCTCGCTCGGACTCCTCCTCCATCTCCCGCGTCTCGGTCACCGCCAGTGCGGCGGACCTCCCCTCGGCTTCCGTGGACCTTGCCTCCTCCCACGGACTTCAGGGAGGGAACCTCGGCAACCTCCCCGCAGGTGCCAACCGCTCCTTCCTAGCGGAGGCCTTCGACGCCGCGGGCAACCGGCTCTTCCAGGGCTCCGCCTCCGGCGTTCCCATCTCCGCTGGCCAGTCCGCCTTCGTGGCCATCACCCTCCAAGCGCTCAACGCGCCTCAGTCCTCGCTGAATGAGCCCCCGGTGATTGACTCGCTGGTGGCCTCCTCGACTTCCGTGGCCGTGGGTGGCTCCATCTCTTTGCAGGCCACGGCCCATGGACTTCACCCGGAGGAGCCCCTCACCTACGCCTGGTCTTCTTCCGCAGGTTCCTTCGCCTCGGACTCCGAGGCCTCCACCTCGTGGACGGCGCCTTCCACTCCTGGCGCGCAGACCCTCACCGTCACCGTGACGGACTCTGGAGGCCTCTCCTCCAGCGCCTCCGTGGACCTCGAGGTTCTCTCGAGCGATGGACACGGTTCGGCGCAAATCACTGTCTCCTTTAATAGCGCTCCCAGCGTGGCGTCCCTCAGCGTCACGGCCTCGCAGCTCGCGGTGGGGCAGAGCACTTCGGTGTCCGCCTCGGCCTCGGACCTGGATGACGACAGCCTCTCCTACGCCTGGAGCGCCTCGTGCGCGGGCTCCTGGGCCAACGCTTCCTCCAGCGCCGCGGAGTTCACCCCCTCCGCGCTGCCCGGTGGCTCTTGCAACAACTGCGACCTGACCGTCACCGTCTCCGATGGGCGCGGCGGGCAGACCACTGGCACCTTGGCCCTGTGTGTCAGCACGAGCGCCCCTCCCAACCGCTTCCCTCCCCGCCTCCTCGGCTCCTACAGCTCCGCGTTTCCCTGGGAGCTCATCTCCGCAGGACAGGTGCTCACCTACGAGGTCGTGGCCACCGATCCCCAGGGCTCCGCGCTCTCGTTCTCCTGGGCCGCCAACACCGGCTCGCTGGGTACACCGGCCTCCAGCGCCTCCCAGAGCCGCACCACGTGGACGGCCCCCACGTGTGCCAGTGAGGGCACCACTCCTGCCATCACCGCCACCTTCACCAATGCCTTCA contains these protein-coding regions:
- a CDS encoding Kelch repeat-containing protein, with product MKKTPSLLLLMLGLALLAGCSASFSDTGSAQLAVLLPRSDSSSISRVSVTASAADLPSASVDLASSHGLQGGNLGNLPAGANRSFLAEAFDAAGNRLFQGSASGVPISAGQSAFVAITLQALNAPQSSLNEPPVIDSLVASSTSVAVGGSISLQATAHGLHPEEPLTYAWSSSAGSFASDSEASTSWTAPSTPGAQTLTVTVTDSGGLSSSASVDLEVLSSDGHGSAQITVSFNSAPSVASLSVTASQLAVGQSTSVSASASDLDDDSLSYAWSASCAGSWANASSSAAEFTPSALPGGSCNNCDLTVTVSDGRGGQTTGTLALCVSTSAPPNRFPPRLLGSYSSAFPWELISAGQVLTYEVVATDPQGSALSFSWAANTGSLGTPASSASQSRTTWTAPTCASEGTTPAITATFTNAFSLRDSKRFEVIGLPTCVVSAWTATAAMGTARRDPTATLLSDGKVLVSGGQNTAALASAEVYTPASGTWRATGPLAAARYSHAAAPLPHGSVLVSGGYNSTNGYLAAAELYNPASNTWSATGPMLSPRYLHTATPLPDGKVLVTGGYNSASGYLATAEVYSPASGTWSATGAMSTLRGYHTATLLNNGKVLVAGGRGNSSSAFLATAELYDPATGTWSSTGAMSSPRASHTATLLPDGKVLISGGTNRSTYLATAELYDPATGTWSATGSMSTARASSAAGVMSNGKVLIAGGIRSTTYLSTAEAYNPSTGTWTSAGSMGSARGYHAVVALPNGKVLVAGGNTGSTPLATAELFTP